GTTGCGGGCTATCGTCCAGGCAACTGTCGCGGCCCATAAACCAGTGAGCGTCGCCGGTGCCGAACTGGCGCCGGGCTCCCATGCGAGCAAGGCGGTGAGCAACGCCTATTCCGCGTTCGAGGTCGCTTGCCTGGATTTGCAGGCGCACTACCTGAACGTGCCGCTGGTGGACTTGCTGGGCGGCGCTATCCGTGACGAGATACCGTTCAGCGCCTACCTGTTCTTCAAGTACGCCGAGCACATCGATTCGCCTTACCCGCCGGACAGTTGGGGCGAAGCGCTGAATGAGCAACAGATCGTCGCCCAGGCCCGGCGCATGATCGAGGAATACGGCTTCAAGAGCATCAAGCTCAAGGCCGGCGCCTTGGAGCCTGAGCATGAAGTCGCCTGCATCAAGGCGTTGAAGCAGGCGTTTCCCGGTCACCCGTTGCGCATCGATCCGAATGGCAACTGGTCGTTGGAGACTTCGATCCGCATGGCCGAGCTGCTCGGGGATGACTTGCAGTATTACGAGGACCCGACGCCTGGGCTGGAGGGCATGGCCGAGCTGCACAAACGTACGGGATTGCCGCTGGCGACGAATATGGTGGTGACCGATTTCGACGAGTTTCGCCGTAGCGTGGCCCAGGACAGCGTGCAGATCGTCCTCGCCGACCACCATTATTGGGGAGGGCTGCGGGACACCCAAGTGCTGGCGAAGATGTGCGACACCTTTGGCCTCGGGGTGTCGATGCATTCCAACTCGCACCTGGGCATCAGCTTGATGGCGATGGCCCACGTGGCGGCTTCGGTGCCGAACCTGGATTACGCCTGTGACACGCATTATCCCTGGCAGGAGCCGGATGAAGAGGTGATCAAGGGCGGCAAGCTGCCGTTTGTCGATGGCTGCGTGAAAATCACCCGGGCGCCGGGTCTCGGACTGGAGCTGGACCGCGATCAACTGGGCAAGCTGCATGAACAGTTCCTCAGTTGCGGCATTCGCCAGCGTGACGATGTCCGGCAGATGCGCCGCTACCGGCCGGATTGGAAAACCGTCAAGCCGCGGTTCTGATCTGAAGGCGAGGGGGCCTGCTGCGCAGGCCAGCGGGAGCAAGCTCCCTCGCCACAAGAGCGGGTCCGACTTCATTCCCAAGTACGGACACAGCCCCCGTGGCGAGGGAGCTTGCTCCCGCTGGGTTGCGCAGCAGCCCCAAAAACAGACAACTCGATGTCACTGCTCATTGAGTTCATCCTCCCTGCCGCACCCTGCGGCCCACACCAAAAGTACCGCGCCCCGCGCCATCGCCGTCGTACGCCAAAACTGCCGCGCCGGTCCTGCGCTGCCAAAGCACTCGCCAATCACCTCCAAGGCAGCGTATGACGCGCCCTGGTGCCTTTCGATAATCGCCTCCGACATCCCGTCCCCTGTTGCGGAGCGCGCCATGCACAACAATAAAAATACCTGCCTGCGTTTTTTGCCTGCGATCATCGCCGGCTTTTCGACCTTGGGGCTGACGCCTTGGGCCCAAGCCGAAATCATGCTGTATGACAAGGACCAGACGACCTTTTCCACCGACGGCTACATCAACGCCTTCTACGTCAACAGCGACGTGGACCGCGCCGGGGAGCAATTCGATCGCCGCCAGTCGCGGGTCAAGATGGGTTTCCTGCCCAACTACCTGGGCTTCAACATGGGCAAGCAGGTCGATGACCTCAAGCTCGGCGCCCGCGCCTCGTTCTGGGTGACCATCAACGACAGCGAAACCAATGGCACCGACACCGCCATCGACGTGCGGCAGTTCTACGGTACCGTCGCCAACCCAGAGTGGGGCGAGGTGCTGATCGGCAAGGACTTCGGCCTGTTCGCCCGCTCCAACATTCTCCTCGATGAACTGCTGGCCGGTTACGGCCAGGTCAGCGACACGCTCGGGCTGGTGGACGGTGGCGGTGTGTCGTTTGGCAACATCGGCAGCGGTTATCCGTATCCGTTCCCGACCTCGCAGATCACTTATCGGACACC
The Pseudomonas marvdashtae genome window above contains:
- a CDS encoding glucarate dehydratase family protein; translation: MKIKRVTVTPIAFRDPPLLNASGIHEPFALRSIIEIESDNGYIGLGESYGDAPALAIQQQVQSQLIGLDPFNLNQLRAIVQATVAAHKPVSVAGAELAPGSHASKAVSNAYSAFEVACLDLQAHYLNVPLVDLLGGAIRDEIPFSAYLFFKYAEHIDSPYPPDSWGEALNEQQIVAQARRMIEEYGFKSIKLKAGALEPEHEVACIKALKQAFPGHPLRIDPNGNWSLETSIRMAELLGDDLQYYEDPTPGLEGMAELHKRTGLPLATNMVVTDFDEFRRSVAQDSVQIVLADHHYWGGLRDTQVLAKMCDTFGLGVSMHSNSHLGISLMAMAHVAASVPNLDYACDTHYPWQEPDEEVIKGGKLPFVDGCVKITRAPGLGLELDRDQLGKLHEQFLSCGIRQRDDVRQMRRYRPDWKTVKPRF